One window of Methanogenium organophilum genomic DNA carries:
- a CDS encoding biotin transporter BioY — protein sequence MYGNEKRSHLISLTAAFVALIAVGGWVSLPIPPVPVTLQTFFVLLAAVVMGRYAVLPVFVYLLLGILNMPVFHNGLAGIGVLMGATGGYLIGFLPAVLVAGFAYEQENRIIRAGGITAATLIIYLFGITWMSYSTGMALTQAVLLGVVPFIAGDALKGIATYIIGERI from the coding sequence ATGTACGGTAACGAAAAGAGAAGCCACCTCATATCACTGACAGCCGCATTTGTGGCCCTGATTGCCGTGGGCGGATGGGTATCCCTGCCCATTCCCCCGGTACCGGTAACCCTGCAGACGTTTTTTGTTCTGCTCGCCGCAGTTGTGATGGGCCGGTATGCTGTTCTGCCGGTTTTTGTATACCTGCTTCTGGGCATTCTGAATATGCCGGTCTTCCATAACGGACTTGCGGGAATCGGTGTCCTCATGGGGGCAACAGGAGGATACCTGATTGGATTTCTCCCTGCAGTTCTTGTGGCGGGTTTTGCATATGAACAGGAGAACAGAATTATCCGTGCAGGTGGAATTACTGCTGCAACGCTCATTATATACCTCTTTGGCATCACTTGGATGTCATACTCCACCGGTATGGCATTGACACAGGCAGTGCTTCTCGGCGTGGTGCCATTCATTGCAGGCGATGCACTCAAAGGAATTGCTACGTATATTATCGGAGAACGTATCTGA
- a CDS encoding DUF2111 domain-containing protein, whose translation MSEYIISADSDAGDLVGIALTIHDIINRLPVTARSLNNPGVRIENGMVIDDAYTGPVLEIAMRKNHLIKTVPKSGPYANVPVVVAPVHDKDGEVIAAIGLVDITGIFDLATLMEHQSTILKQVCGKDPCPLPTEAVAAKK comes from the coding sequence ATGAGTGAATATATCATCTCCGCAGATTCAGACGCAGGTGACCTTGTCGGGATTGCTCTCACAATCCATGACATTATAAACCGCCTCCCGGTAACAGCACGGTCCCTGAACAATCCCGGAGTAAGGATTGAGAACGGGATGGTGATTGATGATGCATATACCGGACCGGTTCTTGAAATTGCAATGAGGAAAAACCATCTGATCAAAACCGTTCCAAAAAGCGGACCATATGCAAATGTGCCGGTTGTTGTTGCCCCGGTACATGACAAAGACGGAGAGGTTATCGCCGCCATCGGGCTGGTGGATATCACCGGCATCTTTGACCTTGCGACTCTTATGGAACACCAGTCGACTATCTTAAAACAGGTCTGCGGCAAAGACCCATGTCCCCTTCCCACTGAAGCCGTGGCCGCAAAGAAGTGA
- a CDS encoding biotin--[acetyl-CoA-carboxylase] ligase, producing MNTTADQILSILEEAGEPVSGEEISKKTGVTRSAIWKNIKELRELGYQIEASRPAGYQLISRTDRLLPYEVKRHLKTDVIGQKLEYFDSIPSTIAVAKELCAKKPIAELNGTVVIAEEQSGGVGRLGRPWASPKGGIWTTVILKPEIPIDHVFMVTMASSIALVRTIRKLYGIGALIKWPNDIYIGDRKVAGILLEISAEAEDVKHCILGIGIDANVPPQALPANLNTPVTSLQAEYGEPIDRPKFLAYLLREFERRFRLIEAGEYDSIVREWKSLSLTLDKRVKIKTPRKSFEGVAIDIDEYGALIVRRDNGRVERIFSGDCTPA from the coding sequence ATGAACACGACCGCAGACCAAATACTCAGTATTCTGGAAGAGGCAGGAGAACCTGTCTCCGGTGAAGAGATCAGTAAAAAGACAGGCGTAACTAGGTCAGCAATCTGGAAAAACATTAAAGAGCTCCGGGAACTGGGATATCAGATCGAAGCATCCCGACCTGCAGGCTACCAGTTAATTAGTCGTACGGACAGGCTTCTTCCATATGAAGTTAAACGACACCTGAAGACAGACGTCATTGGACAGAAGCTTGAATATTTTGATTCCATTCCGTCCACTATCGCTGTTGCAAAGGAATTGTGCGCGAAGAAACCGATAGCAGAACTGAACGGAACGGTGGTCATCGCCGAAGAGCAGTCGGGTGGCGTCGGGCGTCTCGGACGACCATGGGCATCCCCAAAGGGGGGCATCTGGACAACGGTCATCCTGAAACCGGAGATTCCTATTGACCATGTATTTATGGTGACAATGGCAAGTTCCATCGCCCTTGTCCGGACCATTCGGAAACTCTACGGGATAGGGGCCCTCATCAAATGGCCCAATGACATCTATATTGGCGACCGAAAGGTCGCGGGTATCCTGCTCGAAATATCAGCAGAAGCAGAAGACGTAAAGCACTGCATTCTGGGAATAGGCATTGATGCAAACGTTCCGCCCCAGGCCCTTCCCGCCAACCTGAATACCCCTGTAACTTCACTCCAGGCAGAATATGGCGAACCCATTGACCGGCCGAAATTCCTCGCATACCTGCTGCGTGAATTTGAACGACGTTTCCGCCTGATTGAAGCAGGAGAATACGATTCGATTGTGCGTGAATGGAAAAGTCTCTCCCTGACACTGGATAAACGCGTAAAGATTAAAACTCCCCGGAAATCCTTTGAGGGAGTGGCTATTGACATTGATGAATATGGCGCCCTGATTGTGCGGCGCGATAACGGCAGGGTCGAGCGAATATTCTCCGGGGACTGTACCCCGGCCTGA